The Candidatus Eisenbacteria bacterium genome includes the window GGTCGGTGCTTCCCGAATCGACGACCACGACCTCCTCGGCCCACCGCACCGATTCCAGGCAGGCGCGGACGTTCGGCTCCTCGTTCCGGGTCGGAACAAGAACGCTCAGCGGCTCGCGCACGGCGCCTCCCGCGCTGCTCCCCGCAGCAGCGTGCGCGCGGCGGAGATCACCCGCTCCGCCGGAAGATCCCGCATACACCGCATGTGGCGCTCCCCGGGCAGCGGGCAAGTATTCGCGTTGCAGTGAAGGCAATCGAGTCCGTCGACCTCGATCACGGTGTGCGGCCCGTCGGGGGGCTGCCACGTCGCCGGGTTCGTGGGGCCGAAGATCGTGACGGTGGGCACGCCCAGCGCGACCGCGACGTGCTTCGGGCCCGAATCGTTCCCGATCCAAAGGGCGCACCTCGCCAAGAGTGCTCCCAGCTCCTGCCATCCGGTTGGAGGCGCGAGCAGCGACGGCGCCCGCATTCGGGCCCGGCAGGCTTCCGCGTCCGCCCGCTCTCCCGGCCCCCACATCCAGACCACGGTTCCCTCCGGGGCCAACGCGTCCATGACCGCCGCGAATCGATCGGGGAGCCATGTCTTCGCGGGCCAGGAGCCGGCGGGAAGGCATGCGATCAGGGGCTTCTCGCGATCGACCCCGGACGCCGACATCCACCGATCGACGGCCTCCACCGCGGCGTCGCAGACGTGGAACGTGAGCCCCACGCCGCGCGGGGCGATGCCGAGCGCCCGCACGAAGTCGAGCGCGGCTTCGGAGGCGTACCGGAGAATGGGACGACCGTCCGGGCCGATCGGCTCGCGGGGGAGCGCCAAGGTATAGGCCCACCTCCGGCCGGCGAGGTCGTAGCCGAGGCGGATCCTCGCCCGGGTGAGCGCCGACATCGCGGCGCTCCAGGGGTTCGAGATGAGGTCGAGGACCGCGTCGTACCCGCCCAGGGCGAGCCGCGCGTAGAGGGCAGCCTGCGATGCAAGCGAGCGCGGGTCGAAGTCGAGCACGCGATCGACGTCCGGGTTCCCTTCCAAGATTTCGCTTAGGCCGCGCGCTGTCAGGACCTCGATCCGGGTCGCGGGAAGCGCCGACCGAAGGGCGCGCAGGGCAGGCGTCGCGAGGATAAGATCGCCGCCCGCGCGATGCCGGATCACGAGGATGCGCCGCGCCCCGTCAAGCGCTGGCAACGGCTCCCTCCGCGACGTTCAGGGCCCGGGCCGTCGCGCGGAGGGCCTCGCCGACGCCGATCCAGTCGAGGCAGTCCATCCGGTCGCATTCATGGCGATGGCAGGGGCGGCACCAGATCTCCTTGCAGAGGAGCTGGTGCCGGCCCGCGGGATCGTCGTAGGGGAACCAGATCTTCGGCACGGTCGGCCCCAGGATCCCCACGGTCGGGACCCCGAGCGCCGGCCCCGCGTGGAGCGGGCTGCCGTCGTTGGTGACGAGCGCGTCGAGGGACGCGACGACCGCGAAGTAGTCCCGGAGTGGGAGATCAGCAATCACGGGAGCATCCGCGCGCACGTGCTCTCGCCCCTCCGGGCGCGCGTCCGGGCGCGCGCCGGCGGCGACCCTGCGGGCCAAGGCCGTCTCGCCGGGACCGGCCAGCACGACCCCCCTCGCCCCGATCGTCGAAAGCGCTCGAAGCAGCGCCTGGAACCTCTCCTCGGGCCATCGCTTGGCCGGCCAGCGATTTCCGACATGCAGTCCAACCCGGGAGCCCCCACCGGGAAGCGCCGAGTCGAGAATCGCGGCGCCGCGCGCCCGCTCGTCGGCCGACAGGTGAATTCTGGGTTGCCCGCGCCTGATTGGGGACGGGACGCCCAGCGCGCGGAGCGCGAGGAGATGATGGTCCACGGCCGAGATCGCCTCGACCACGGGCGGAATCGAGTGGGTGTAGAGGCGCCGCCTCGCCCTCCGGCCCTGGCCGACGCGAACGGGCGCGCCGGTCCAGCAGGCGATGAGGGCGCTTCGTGGATTGCCGTAAAGGTCGATCACCCAGTCGTACCGCGCCCGGCGAAGGCCGAGCAGAAGGTCCGGCGGCGCGGGAAATCCCGGCCAGCTTCGGGGATCGAATCGAAAGACCCGACGGAGTGCGGGGTGCCCGATGGCCGCCTGCGCGGGCGCCTCCTCGGCCA containing:
- a CDS encoding glycosyltransferase family 9 protein translates to MPALDGARRILVIRHRAGGDLILATPALRALRSALPATRIEVLTARGLSEILEGNPDVDRVLDFDPRSLASQAALYARLALGGYDAVLDLISNPWSAAMSALTRARIRLGYDLAGRRWAYTLALPREPIGPDGRPILRYASEAALDFVRALGIAPRGVGLTFHVCDAAVEAVDRWMSASGVDREKPLIACLPAGSWPAKTWLPDRFAAVMDALAPEGTVVWMWGPGERADAEACRARMRAPSLLAPPTGWQELGALLARCALWIGNDSGPKHVAVALGVPTVTIFGPTNPATWQPPDGPHTVIEVDGLDCLHCNANTCPLPGERHMRCMRDLPAERVISAARTLLRGAAREAPCASR
- a CDS encoding glycosyltransferase family 9 protein: MGRAPADGAPKNAPPDPPRRVLVTRLRQIGDVILSLPLVEAIHEIYPHAEIDYLAEEAPAQAAIGHPALRRVFRFDPRSWPGFPAPPDLLLGLRRARYDWVIDLYGNPRSALIACWTGAPVRVGQGRRARRRLYTHSIPPVVEAISAVDHHLLALRALGVPSPIRRGQPRIHLSADERARGAAILDSALPGGGSRVGLHVGNRWPAKRWPEERFQALLRALSTIGARGVVLAGPGETALARRVAAGARPDARPEGREHVRADAPVIADLPLRDYFAVVASLDALVTNDGSPLHAGPALGVPTVGILGPTVPKIWFPYDDPAGRHQLLCKEIWCRPCHRHECDRMDCLDWIGVGEALRATARALNVAEGAVASA